One window of Phycisphaeraceae bacterium genomic DNA carries:
- a CDS encoding ShlB/FhaC/HecB family hemolysin secretion/activation protein, whose product MWPTVVALIMAGGVRAELPSQPSDGKSSHLPVDDRPPPVKLTPIPRTLAQPIDEENLPPAVPGPGERSYKVRKFDLSYKRAHPNLPPISELELIPVELALTKDGYMAPREGLPTVVIRVGDTFGGVQTKGATFFNSAIQAVSAAIVAELARRQLIGLFVVPDSRDIDEVTADDLRGEGEEERYDLRLVIWTGVVNQVRTVASGDRVTESDQRIDNPMHARIRKHSPIKAGDLIRKDKLDNYALRLNRLPARRVDVALGPTREPGEVVLDYLVSESKPWTLYGQVSNTGTTETNVWRERVGFVHSQLTNHDDTFRMDYITSSFSDVNALNLGYDRPLGDSGVTLRGYSGINNYTASDVGLAGEDFTGNGFTFGGEVSVLLAQRREWFLEASAGGRFDNIAVNNQAVDQKGYANIFSPYAALRLTRESDATTTKAMIGVEGLAPFVTGVQQYQLANLGRLNPDSAWAMLKWDVEHTFYLEPLINGHADAIAPPDTPANRNMTLAHEIVLITRGQFTMDDRRMIPNTEQVAGGAYSVRGYPESVSAGDTVILGTAEYRFHFPRTLAVRDPTTTPFMGQPFRWAPQQPYGRADWDLIFRAFVDVGRTVNNKREPYEINGTLVGTGVGLEFLFKQNLSIRVDWGVALYNLEGPTPVAPGYNRVNFILTVLY is encoded by the coding sequence GTGTGGCCGACGGTGGTGGCGTTGATCATGGCCGGAGGTGTGCGCGCCGAATTGCCCTCGCAACCGTCCGATGGAAAGAGCAGCCACCTTCCGGTGGACGATCGGCCGCCTCCTGTGAAACTGACTCCGATTCCGCGGACGCTGGCGCAGCCGATCGATGAAGAGAATCTGCCGCCGGCGGTGCCGGGTCCGGGCGAGCGGTCGTACAAGGTGAGAAAGTTCGACCTCTCGTACAAGCGGGCGCATCCGAACCTGCCGCCGATCAGCGAGCTTGAGCTGATTCCCGTCGAGCTCGCTCTGACCAAAGACGGCTACATGGCGCCGCGCGAGGGATTGCCCACGGTGGTGATCCGTGTGGGAGACACGTTCGGGGGCGTACAGACCAAGGGCGCGACGTTTTTCAATAGTGCGATCCAGGCCGTGAGTGCCGCCATCGTTGCGGAGCTTGCGCGCCGGCAGCTGATCGGGTTGTTTGTTGTGCCGGATTCGCGCGATATCGACGAGGTGACGGCGGACGATCTACGGGGGGAGGGAGAAGAAGAGAGATACGACCTGAGATTGGTGATCTGGACGGGCGTCGTCAATCAGGTGCGCACGGTCGCGTCGGGCGATCGCGTGACGGAGAGCGATCAGCGGATCGACAATCCGATGCACGCGCGGATCCGCAAACACAGCCCGATCAAGGCGGGCGACCTGATCCGCAAGGACAAGCTGGACAATTACGCGCTGCGGCTGAACCGGTTGCCGGCGCGCCGGGTGGACGTGGCGCTCGGGCCGACGCGCGAGCCCGGCGAAGTGGTGCTGGATTATCTGGTGAGCGAGTCGAAGCCGTGGACGCTGTATGGACAGGTGTCGAACACGGGCACGACCGAAACCAACGTGTGGCGCGAGCGCGTCGGATTTGTGCATAGCCAGTTGACGAATCACGACGACACGTTCCGGATGGATTACATCACGAGTTCTTTTTCGGATGTGAACGCGCTGAACCTTGGGTATGATCGGCCGCTCGGAGACAGCGGGGTCACGCTGCGCGGGTACAGCGGGATCAATAACTACACGGCGTCGGATGTCGGCCTTGCGGGCGAAGACTTCACGGGCAATGGATTCACGTTTGGAGGCGAGGTTTCTGTGCTGCTGGCGCAGCGGCGCGAGTGGTTTCTCGAGGCGAGCGCGGGCGGAAGGTTCGACAACATCGCGGTGAACAACCAGGCGGTCGATCAGAAGGGGTATGCGAATATTTTCTCGCCGTATGCGGCGCTTCGGCTGACGCGCGAGTCGGACGCGACGACGACGAAGGCGATGATCGGAGTCGAGGGGCTGGCGCCGTTCGTGACGGGCGTGCAGCAGTATCAGCTCGCGAATCTGGGCCGCTTGAACCCGGACAGCGCGTGGGCGATGCTCAAGTGGGATGTGGAGCACACGTTCTATCTGGAGCCCTTGATCAACGGGCACGCGGATGCGATCGCGCCGCCGGATACACCCGCGAACAGGAACATGACCTTGGCGCACGAGATTGTGCTGATCACGCGCGGGCAGTTCACGATGGACGACCGGCGCATGATCCCGAATACCGAGCAGGTGGCGGGCGGCGCGTACAGCGTGCGGGGCTATCCGGAGTCGGTTTCGGCCGGCGATACGGTTATTTTGGGTACGGCAGAATACCGATTTCACTTCCCCCGGACGCTGGCGGTTCGTGACCCGACGACGACGCCGTTCATGGGACAACCGTTCCGGTGGGCGCCGCAGCAGCCGTACGGAAGGGCGGACTGGGACCTGATCTTCCGGGCGTTTGTTGACGTGGGGCGGACCGTGAACAACAAGCGGGAGCCGTATGAGATCAACGGGACGCTCGTCGGTACCGGCGTTGGGCTGGAGTTTCTGTTCAAGCAGAATCTGAGCATCCGCGTGGATTGGGGCGTGGCGCTGTACAACTTGGAAGGCCCGACTCCGGTGGCACCCGGATACAACCGCGTCAACTTCATTTTGACGGTGCTTTATTGA
- the dnaX gene encoding DNA polymerase III subunit gamma/tau, with protein MAYTVLARRYRSADFDEVVGQEAIAKTLQNAIKLNRVAHAYLFCGTRGVGKTSMARIFAKALNGGKEEIDAAIMSGKDTDVIEIDAASNNSVDNARELIANAAYRPLRGKKKIYIIDEVHMLSTAAFNALLKTMEEPPEHVMFILATTDPQKVPATIQSRCQRFDFRNIPATDISGHLAAVLKQEGVSAEPELVFQIARLGNGSMRDALSLLDRLIASGEKKLTVKTLEELLGLPARELVGALLDAFVSGTPGAALEAGDALLKRGIAIDQVFESLLERFRDLLVLATCGGSTELVELSDDARKSETARSAKYDPAALVHMIAMVENLQRSAKNSACPRALFDACLVRLALTDRLADATSVLREMKSEPRGAATVSTPAKKR; from the coding sequence ATGGCCTACACCGTTCTCGCCCGCCGCTACCGCTCCGCCGACTTCGATGAAGTAGTCGGCCAGGAAGCGATCGCCAAAACTCTTCAGAACGCGATCAAGCTCAATCGCGTCGCGCACGCGTATCTCTTCTGCGGCACGCGCGGCGTCGGCAAGACCAGCATGGCGCGCATCTTCGCCAAGGCGCTCAACGGCGGCAAGGAGGAGATCGATGCCGCGATCATGTCGGGCAAGGACACCGACGTCATCGAGATCGACGCCGCCAGCAACAACAGCGTGGACAACGCGCGCGAGCTCATCGCGAACGCCGCGTACCGGCCGCTCCGCGGCAAGAAGAAGATCTACATCATCGACGAAGTGCACATGCTCTCGACCGCCGCGTTCAACGCGCTGCTCAAGACGATGGAAGAGCCGCCCGAGCACGTGATGTTCATTCTCGCGACGACCGATCCGCAGAAGGTTCCCGCAACAATCCAGAGCCGGTGCCAGCGCTTCGACTTCCGAAACATCCCGGCGACGGACATCTCCGGGCATCTCGCGGCGGTGCTGAAGCAGGAGGGTGTCTCGGCCGAGCCCGAGCTTGTGTTCCAGATCGCGCGCCTCGGCAACGGCTCGATGCGCGATGCGCTCAGCCTGCTCGATCGCCTGATCGCCAGCGGCGAGAAGAAGCTCACCGTCAAGACGCTCGAAGAACTGCTGGGCTTGCCCGCGCGCGAACTCGTCGGCGCGCTGCTCGATGCGTTCGTTTCCGGCACACCCGGCGCGGCGCTCGAAGCGGGTGACGCGCTCCTCAAGCGCGGCATCGCGATCGACCAGGTTTTCGAGAGTCTGCTCGAGCGATTCCGCGATCTGCTCGTGCTCGCCACCTGCGGCGGTTCGACCGAGCTTGTCGAACTCTCCGACGATGCACGCAAGAGCGAGACAGCGCGAAGCGCAAAGTACGATCCCGCGGCGCTTGTACACATGATCGCGATGGTCGAGAACCTGCAACGCAGCGCCAAGAACAGCGCCTGCCCGCGCGCACTCTTCGACGCGTGCCTCGTGCGCCTTGCGCTCACCGATCGGCTCGCGGATGCGACGAGCGTCCTGCGCGAAATGAAATCCGAGCCGCGCGGCGCGGCAACCGTGAGCACCCCCGCAAAAAAACGCTGA
- a CDS encoding glycosyltransferase family 39 protein gives MVADPSRISTNDQPSPRAETVFLSVQRIEHLIWAFITLGVIVRLARFGLRFPLWEDEAFLAYNLSRRSFAQLLQPLDYIQVAPIGYLWLQRAVIDLLGFSEFSLRATALLAGLASLFLMKRVAALTLPPLAQLFAIAIFAVSYPMIRYSAEAKQYGLDLFLGLTLVWLFLEMQRRPERVRWSIGLIFIAALGPFVSHPIVFIGGGVSLAWVWLLRQGSVRNIPAWLLFNAALVASFAVHFWFALRAVGPANDALMQEFWGPNFPPLREPLGLPLWLIKTLTSDLLAFPIGGGRGASTLSFLLIAGGIALWIAQRRIAWLLLALVPLALHLAASALHKFPFGGHVKFSMYWAPLGVILMGAAVAYVWQWNERRARRPIALWACLVAIALIGVGSLVRDFVRPAKTTSDLRARDFARWLWNDLPIDSVVVCAHTDLHKDFTIGLRERLNWSASFYCNALIYSPRLRDGLPPDWSRVSSACPLRCVVYRPGGMPEDVEAQAAWLREMEQSYLLVTRDRFPLPRYSQSGRTLICVDNVEMFVFIPRP, from the coding sequence TTGGTCGCCGACCCGTCGCGCATCTCGACGAATGACCAACCTTCTCCGCGTGCGGAAACGGTCTTCCTGTCTGTGCAGCGCATCGAGCATCTGATCTGGGCGTTCATCACCCTCGGCGTGATCGTTCGCCTCGCTCGCTTCGGACTGCGTTTTCCACTATGGGAGGACGAAGCCTTTCTTGCGTACAACCTGTCGCGCCGCAGTTTCGCCCAGCTCCTTCAGCCCCTCGACTACATCCAGGTCGCCCCGATCGGCTACCTCTGGCTCCAGCGCGCGGTCATCGATCTTCTGGGCTTTTCCGAGTTCTCGCTCCGCGCCACCGCCCTGCTCGCCGGACTCGCCAGCTTGTTCCTGATGAAGCGCGTTGCGGCGCTCACGCTGCCACCGCTCGCTCAGCTCTTCGCCATCGCGATCTTCGCCGTCTCCTACCCGATGATCCGATACTCGGCCGAGGCCAAGCAGTACGGCCTCGATCTCTTCCTTGGACTCACCCTCGTCTGGCTGTTCCTTGAGATGCAGCGCCGCCCGGAGCGGGTGCGCTGGTCGATCGGCCTCATTTTCATCGCCGCGCTCGGTCCCTTTGTCTCGCACCCGATCGTCTTCATCGGGGGCGGCGTCAGCCTCGCGTGGGTCTGGCTTTTGCGTCAAGGCTCTGTCCGAAACATCCCGGCGTGGCTCCTCTTCAATGCCGCGCTCGTTGCCTCTTTCGCCGTGCATTTCTGGTTTGCGCTCCGCGCGGTCGGCCCCGCCAACGACGCGCTCATGCAGGAATTTTGGGGTCCCAATTTCCCCCCGCTCCGCGAGCCCCTGGGCCTCCCCCTCTGGCTCATCAAGACTCTGACCAGCGACCTGCTCGCCTTTCCCATCGGCGGCGGCCGAGGCGCCAGCACGCTCAGTTTTCTCCTCATCGCCGGCGGCATCGCGCTCTGGATCGCGCAGCGCCGCATCGCGTGGCTGCTCCTTGCGCTCGTGCCGCTCGCACTTCACCTCGCAGCCTCCGCGCTGCACAAGTTCCCGTTCGGTGGCCACGTCAAGTTCAGCATGTACTGGGCCCCGCTCGGGGTGATTCTCATGGGCGCCGCGGTCGCATACGTCTGGCAATGGAACGAGCGCCGCGCCCGCCGTCCCATTGCGCTCTGGGCCTGCCTCGTCGCAATTGCGCTCATAGGAGTCGGCAGCCTCGTGCGCGATTTCGTTCGCCCCGCAAAAACCACAAGCGATCTCCGCGCCCGTGATTTCGCCCGCTGGCTCTGGAACGACCTCCCCATTGACAGCGTCGTCGTCTGTGCGCACACCGACCTGCACAAGGACTTCACGATCGGCCTGCGCGAGCGACTCAACTGGTCGGCAAGTTTCTACTGCAACGCCCTCATCTATTCGCCCCGCCTCCGCGACGGGCTTCCCCCGGATTGGAGCCGTGTGTCGTCCGCGTGCCCGCTTCGCTGCGTCGTCTATCGCCCGGGCGGAATGCCGGAGGACGTCGAGGCCCAAGCCGCTTGGCTCCGCGAAATGGAACAGTCCTATTTGCTTGTAACGCGCGACCGCTTCCCCCTGCCCAGGTACTCCCAAAGCGGGCGCACGCTCATCTGCGTCGACAACGTCGAAATGTTTGTTTTCATTCCGCGCCCCTGA
- a CDS encoding DotU family type IV/VI secretion system protein: protein MTLLELVEPILQQVCRLNRLARKGAAIDLTVVRSELRSALNDARARAAADPEVMRGFETVEPSMLVFIDSNVRAMRAGFAGVWKPLAPERGVDSSVRVIEEAIEKALADNSAGSTERLAVLAQILGLGVPGIYGGNREAGAKKLAEVLPRLSAVAEIDQTERVCPEAYRNVDTRKLTLPPVRSLTSVAIAAVGMIVVVVCAYFMLFARASGDLRSTLQQIKESSGGSASSGGAK from the coding sequence ATGACGCTTCTGGAACTGGTCGAGCCGATTCTGCAGCAGGTGTGCCGCCTGAACCGGCTGGCGCGGAAGGGCGCGGCGATCGACTTGACGGTTGTTCGTTCGGAATTGAGGTCGGCGCTGAACGATGCGAGGGCGCGTGCCGCGGCGGACCCGGAAGTGATGCGCGGATTCGAGACGGTCGAGCCGTCGATGCTGGTGTTTATTGATTCGAATGTGCGGGCGATGCGCGCCGGGTTTGCGGGCGTGTGGAAGCCGCTGGCGCCGGAGCGCGGGGTGGATTCGAGCGTTCGCGTGATCGAAGAGGCGATCGAGAAGGCGCTCGCGGACAACTCGGCGGGCTCGACGGAGCGGCTCGCGGTGCTGGCGCAGATACTGGGGCTGGGCGTGCCGGGGATTTATGGGGGAAACCGCGAGGCGGGCGCGAAGAAACTGGCGGAGGTCTTGCCTCGGCTGAGCGCGGTGGCGGAGATCGATCAGACGGAGCGCGTGTGTCCGGAGGCGTACCGCAATGTTGATACACGGAAGCTGACGCTGCCTCCGGTGAGGAGCCTGACGAGCGTCGCGATCGCGGCGGTCGGGATGATCGTGGTCGTGGTGTGCGCGTACTTCATGCTGTTTGCGCGGGCGTCGGGCGATCTGCGTTCGACGCTGCAGCAGATCAAGGAGTCGAGCGGCGGTTCGGCATCTTCGGGAGGTGCGAAGTGA
- a CDS encoding DUF433 domain-containing protein: protein MKFDRITVNPAIQNGQPCIRGQRLTVRRVVEAVALYPDRAELHREFPELEEEDIRQALAYAAANLADRTLPLAESA, encoded by the coding sequence ATGAAGTTCGATCGCATCACGGTCAATCCCGCGATTCAAAATGGACAACCCTGCATCCGCGGGCAGCGTCTGACGGTGCGGCGCGTGGTGGAGGCGGTGGCGTTGTACCCCGATCGCGCCGAGCTTCATCGCGAATTCCCCGAACTCGAAGAGGAAGACATCCGACAGGCGCTTGCATACGCGGCGGCGAATCTAGCCGACCGCACGCTCCCGCTGGCGGAGTCTGCATGA
- a CDS encoding DUF5615 family PIN-like protein: protein MKLLLDQGLGHGAASVLAERGHDAVHVLQIGLSEATDAQIIVAARSQSRVVVTLDGDFHAIMATSGETAPSVIRIRIEGLRSQAIALLIHDIATRFEKELLSGALVTADLRTIRARSLPI, encoded by the coding sequence ATGAAGCTCCTTCTGGATCAAGGGCTCGGGCACGGCGCCGCCTCCGTCCTTGCAGAGCGCGGTCACGATGCGGTGCATGTGCTTCAGATCGGATTGTCTGAGGCGACCGACGCCCAGATCATCGTTGCAGCGCGCTCGCAGAGCAGAGTTGTGGTCACACTCGACGGAGATTTCCACGCAATCATGGCGACGAGCGGAGAAACAGCGCCGTCGGTCATACGGATTCGAATTGAAGGATTGCGATCTCAAGCGATCGCCCTCCTGATCCACGATATCGCAACTCGATTCGAGAAGGAACTTCTGTCGGGGGCGCTGGTGACCGCGGATTTGCGCACAATCCGAGCCCGCTCACTCCCTATCTGA
- the ugpC gene encoding sn-glycerol-3-phosphate ABC transporter ATP-binding protein UgpC, protein MALVALASVHKTYPNGFNAVKDFNLEIKDGEFVVFVGPSGCGKSTTLRMVAGLEDVTSGTISIGDRVVNDVHPKDRDIAMVFQSYALYPHMSVYKNMAFALKLRKVPKAEIDRRVQGVAKTLGLTDMLDRKPRQLSGGQRQRVALGRAIVREPKAFLFDEPLSNLDAKLRVTTRAELKALHQRLKTTTIYVTHDQEEAMTLGDRIVVMSNGLIQQAGPPLDVYRNPKNRFVAAFVGTPPMNFLEGTLEKRGDAVVFIEGGPGGAGQSAQLPSHPARSGALAQHIGKPIVLGIRPQMFSLDGPGDASLRVRVNVVEPLGDTVDLSVATQRSPHLVARLPARGNAVPAGQEVTLHVAMDLVHYFEPGEFGAKLML, encoded by the coding sequence ATGGCCCTCGTCGCGCTGGCTTCCGTTCACAAGACCTATCCCAACGGCTTCAACGCCGTGAAGGACTTCAACCTCGAGATCAAAGACGGCGAGTTCGTCGTGTTTGTCGGCCCGTCGGGCTGCGGCAAGTCGACCACGCTGCGCATGGTCGCGGGTCTTGAGGATGTCACTTCCGGCACGATCTCCATCGGCGATCGCGTCGTCAACGACGTTCATCCGAAGGACCGCGACATCGCGATGGTCTTTCAGTCGTACGCGCTCTACCCGCACATGAGCGTCTACAAGAACATGGCCTTCGCGCTCAAGCTTCGGAAAGTCCCGAAGGCCGAGATCGACCGGCGCGTGCAAGGTGTTGCCAAGACTCTCGGTCTCACCGACATGCTCGATCGTAAGCCGCGCCAACTCTCCGGCGGCCAGCGCCAGCGCGTCGCGCTCGGCCGCGCCATCGTCCGCGAGCCCAAGGCCTTTCTCTTCGACGAACCGCTCTCCAATCTCGACGCGAAACTGCGCGTCACGACACGCGCCGAACTCAAAGCGCTGCATCAGCGCCTCAAGACGACAACCATTTATGTGACGCACGATCAGGAAGAAGCGATGACGCTCGGCGACCGCATCGTCGTCATGAGCAACGGCCTGATCCAGCAAGCCGGTCCTCCTCTCGATGTCTACCGCAATCCAAAGAATCGCTTCGTCGCCGCGTTTGTCGGCACGCCGCCCATGAACTTTCTCGAGGGCACGCTCGAGAAAAGAGGCGACGCCGTCGTCTTCATCGAAGGCGGCCCGGGCGGCGCGGGCCAATCCGCTCAACTCCCTTCACACCCCGCGCGTTCCGGAGCTCTCGCGCAGCACATCGGCAAGCCCATCGTCCTCGGCATCAGGCCCCAGATGTTCTCGCTCGATGGTCCGGGCGACGCGTCGCTCCGTGTGAGAGTCAACGTCGTCGAACCGCTCGGCGATACCGTCGATCTCTCCGTCGCAACCCAAAGAAGCCCGCACCTCGTCGCCCGCCTGCCCGCCCGCGGCAACGCTGTCCCCGCCGGCCAGGAAGTCACGCTCCACGTCGCGATGGACCTCGTTCACTACTTTGAACCCGGCGAGTTCGGCGCGAAGCTCATGCTCTGA
- a CDS encoding YbaB/EbfC family nucleoid-associated protein encodes MLDQLKAMGAVASLLKNREKLQASIQQVKEEMGKTEVIGKSSNGAVVAKVSGQLKVISVEISAPLVNGMAAEPKTREAASKLIADAVNDAMTQAQEKLHAAVQKRTQELGIPDLPGLGNLLG; translated from the coding sequence ATGTTGGATCAGTTGAAAGCGATGGGGGCGGTCGCGAGTCTCCTGAAGAACCGCGAGAAACTCCAGGCCTCCATTCAACAGGTGAAGGAGGAAATGGGCAAGACCGAGGTGATCGGCAAGTCGTCGAACGGCGCGGTGGTGGCGAAAGTGAGCGGGCAACTGAAAGTGATCTCGGTTGAGATCAGCGCGCCGCTCGTGAACGGCATGGCCGCGGAACCCAAGACGCGCGAGGCCGCATCGAAGTTGATCGCCGACGCGGTCAACGACGCAATGACGCAGGCGCAGGAAAAGCTGCACGCGGCGGTGCAGAAGCGCACGCAGGAACTGGGCATCCCCGATCTGCCGGGTCTCGGCAACCTGCTCGGATGA